A single genomic interval of Methylosinus sp. LW4 harbors:
- a CDS encoding alpha/beta fold hydrolase has translation MFLASNPVLTLAAVSAATVAAAMPLQSSRARLEHMEVHHRHLDVMGRSIFFREAGDPKAPAIVLLHGFPTSSRMYRELIPALADKFHVVAPDYVGFGHSEAPAADQFPYTFETLTAHVTGLIDRLGLTSYVLYMQDYGGPVGFRIQAARPHQVAGMVVQNANAYLEGVGEVPRQVFLPLWEKRDEKSEAGARSLLQADMTKFQYVYGARNPEAIDPDNWTVDQALLDRPGVAAYQIDLLENYKTNVASYDAWHASFRAHRPKTLIVWGKNDPIFIPAGAEAFKKDLPDAKLVWLDGGHFALEENVPLVASEIKAMFAGK, from the coding sequence ATGTTTCTCGCCTCAAATCCCGTCCTCACGCTCGCGGCCGTGTCGGCGGCCACGGTCGCGGCGGCCATGCCTCTACAATCCAGCCGAGCGCGCCTCGAGCATATGGAAGTCCATCATCGGCATCTCGACGTCATGGGACGCTCGATCTTCTTTCGCGAGGCCGGCGATCCGAAAGCGCCGGCGATCGTGCTGCTGCACGGCTTCCCGACCTCTTCGCGCATGTATCGCGAGCTGATCCCGGCGCTCGCCGACAAGTTCCACGTCGTCGCGCCGGATTACGTCGGCTTCGGCCATTCGGAGGCGCCGGCGGCGGATCAGTTCCCCTATACATTCGAGACGCTCACCGCCCATGTGACGGGGCTGATCGATCGGCTCGGCCTGACCTCCTATGTGCTCTATATGCAGGACTATGGCGGCCCGGTCGGGTTCCGCATTCAGGCCGCGCGTCCCCATCAGGTGGCCGGAATGGTGGTGCAGAACGCCAACGCCTATCTCGAAGGCGTGGGCGAGGTGCCGCGCCAGGTCTTTCTGCCGCTATGGGAAAAGCGCGACGAGAAGAGCGAAGCCGGCGCGCGAAGCCTGCTGCAGGCGGATATGACGAAGTTCCAATATGTGTATGGCGCGCGCAATCCCGAGGCGATCGATCCCGACAATTGGACGGTCGATCAAGCCCTGCTCGACCGGCCCGGCGTCGCCGCCTATCAGATCGATCTGCTCGAGAACTACAAGACCAATGTCGCCTCCTATGACGCCTGGCACGCGTCCTTCCGCGCGCATCGCCCGAAGACCTTGATCGTCTGGGGCAAGAACGATCCAATCTTCATCCCGGCCGGCGCCGAGGCTTTCAAGAAGGATTTGCCCGACGCCAAGCTCGTCTGGCTCGATGGCGGACATTTCGCGCTGGAAGAGAATGTCCCGCTCGTCGCCTCCGAGATCAAAGCGATGTTCGCCGGAAAATAG
- a CDS encoding CGNR zinc finger domain-containing protein: MMIEASEWRDGMPFFGGALWIDFLNTTPIVNGETIDFLADAEGLAKWARAAGIDCSHKPSKVELKSAWETREALRKLFDKISTGEAISTRLLEPVDSLLGSVEIRERLFLRDGRVALTEETRIEKDVVAAVVARDFAKFVCETEPGRMKRCANPDCSMVFYDRGRNNIRRWCTMAICGNRDKVAHYRARKAREK, translated from the coding sequence ATGATGATCGAGGCGAGCGAGTGGCGAGACGGCATGCCCTTCTTCGGAGGAGCGTTGTGGATCGATTTTCTCAACACCACGCCGATTGTGAACGGAGAGACGATCGACTTTCTCGCCGACGCCGAAGGGCTGGCGAAATGGGCGCGCGCCGCTGGGATCGATTGCTCGCACAAACCCTCGAAGGTGGAGCTGAAGTCGGCGTGGGAGACGCGCGAGGCGCTCCGCAAGCTCTTCGACAAAATTTCTACCGGAGAAGCGATCTCCACGCGGCTCCTCGAGCCGGTCGATAGTCTGCTAGGGTCGGTGGAGATTCGCGAGCGACTGTTCTTGCGCGACGGCCGCGTCGCCCTCACGGAGGAAACGCGAATCGAGAAGGATGTGGTCGCGGCTGTCGTCGCGCGAGATTTCGCGAAATTCGTTTGTGAGACGGAGCCGGGACGAATGAAGCGCTGCGCAAATCCCGACTGCTCGATGGTGTTCTACGATCGCGGACGCAACAATATCCGGCGATGGTGCACGATGGCAATCTGCGGCAATCGAGACAAGGTCGCGCATTATCGCGCGCGCAAGGCGCGAGAAAAATGA
- a CDS encoding pyridoxamine 5'-phosphate oxidase family protein gives MTYPSDIAFTPTVKSIQAREGSRRAYARMEEEHSWRTSVTPDIEAFIAQQTSVFLATANREMQPYIQHRGGPAGFLKTLDEATIGFADFSGNRQYVTIGNLADNPRACLFLIDYSRRRRVKIWGTARVVEDDAELISRLAPKDYSARVERAILFSVLALDVNCPSHIPQRFEAADVAAALAERDARIAALEAQLHELRANANPSAIIPI, from the coding sequence ATGACCTATCCCAGCGATATCGCCTTCACGCCGACCGTCAAGTCAATTCAAGCGCGCGAGGGCTCGCGCCGCGCCTATGCGCGCATGGAGGAGGAGCATTCGTGGCGAACGAGCGTGACGCCGGACATAGAGGCCTTCATCGCGCAGCAGACCAGCGTCTTTCTCGCGACCGCGAATAGGGAAATGCAGCCCTATATCCAGCATCGCGGCGGCCCCGCCGGCTTTCTGAAGACGCTCGACGAAGCGACCATCGGCTTCGCCGATTTCTCGGGAAATCGCCAATATGTGACGATCGGCAATCTCGCGGACAATCCGAGAGCCTGTCTCTTCTTGATCGACTATTCGCGCCGTCGCCGCGTGAAGATATGGGGAACGGCGCGCGTCGTGGAGGACGACGCCGAGCTGATCTCGCGTCTCGCGCCGAAAGATTATTCGGCGCGCGTCGAGCGCGCGATCCTTTTTTCCGTTCTCGCCTTGGACGTGAATTGCCCCAGCCATATTCCGCAGCGCTTCGAGGCGGCCGACGTCGCCGCCGCGCTGGCGGAGCGCGACGCGCGCATCGCCGCGCTGGAAGCGCAGCTTCACGAGCTGCGCGCGAACGCGAACCCTAGCGCGATCATACCGATTTGA
- a CDS encoding SDR family oxidoreductase produces the protein MPNKERVAIVTGASRGIGRATAIRLARDFSAVVLVARDAVALASAADAVNAAGAAGLTLARDLRDADVAREAIETTRDRFGRIDALVNIAGAVPQADLFAMSDDEWADGLSLKFHAARRLTLAAWETLARSSGSVVFMSGTSALTPKASLAAVGAINAAISALAKAFAERGVEDGVQVNAVLPGPVMTDRRRAMLALYGQAQGLSIDTAMNAFAAETKIMRYGTPEDIAELIAFAVSPAARWMTGVTLRMDGGEIKSV, from the coding sequence ATGCCGAACAAAGAACGTGTCGCGATCGTGACCGGAGCGAGCCGCGGCATCGGCCGCGCGACCGCCATACGTCTCGCCAGAGATTTCTCCGCCGTCGTGCTCGTCGCGCGCGACGCTGTCGCCCTCGCGAGCGCCGCCGATGCGGTGAACGCAGCCGGCGCCGCGGGCCTCACGCTCGCGCGTGATCTGCGCGACGCAGATGTGGCGCGAGAGGCGATCGAGACGACCCGCGATCGTTTCGGAAGAATAGACGCGCTCGTCAATATCGCAGGCGCGGTTCCGCAAGCCGATCTGTTCGCCATGAGCGATGACGAATGGGCGGACGGCCTCTCGCTCAAATTCCACGCCGCGCGCCGTCTGACGCTCGCCGCCTGGGAAACGCTCGCGCGCAGCAGCGGCTCGGTGGTCTTCATGTCGGGGACTTCGGCGTTGACGCCCAAAGCGTCGCTAGCCGCAGTCGGAGCGATCAACGCCGCCATTTCGGCGCTCGCGAAAGCTTTCGCCGAGCGCGGCGTCGAGGATGGCGTGCAGGTCAACGCCGTGCTCCCCGGCCCGGTGATGACCGATCGCCGCCGCGCTATGCTCGCGCTCTATGGCCAAGCGCAAGGCTTGTCGATCGACACGGCCATGAACGCCTTCGCCGCGGAGACGAAGATCATGCGCTATGGAACGCCGGAGGATATCGCGGAGCTGATCGCCTTCGCCGTTTCGCCGGCGGCGCGCTGGATGACGGGCGTGACGCTGCGGATGGATGGCGGCGAGATCAAATCGGTATGA